One window from the genome of Anthonomus grandis grandis unplaced genomic scaffold, icAntGran1.3 ctg00000585.1, whole genome shotgun sequence encodes:
- the LOC126749732 gene encoding uncharacterized protein LOC126749732 isoform X4, whose amino-acid sequence MKNFERPPEHLSYIHYTPLYVDDYSDTLHTNQSDHSFERHVLDDMCNKLISERTHEFNEQDQEMLAEDPTSDDDDLSELKGQKINQETTLCLKDSVSPGDQKTSDNVSSGIFGNYGNGSSNIDDLDPFDEEVVTESKEEGVNKRPAVINQLKEPDDTHIALQGVSELFIEDCTENQTILSENASETEDMKQLTDDYNPATYIVEKTARTADKREANVHGEQVFQVQNAAEPGDHLIPTCEEPCIERHPGTLTKEPKKVNNDEDQIYSEPQLEGSNLEPVEQDHPLTDFNERETQYSEPELEVPNLKSMSQDCPSTDFNKPVVKASAHIIPACEEPLVESEPIDEDHYSEQESHLLPVCQDYLSTGFKEPGHIISVCEEPPIERHPETLTKQPKEVNNDEDQIYSEPQLEESNLEPVEQDHPLTDFNERETQYSEPELEVLNLKSISQDCPSTDFNEPVAKASAHMIPACEDPLVESEPIDEDLSVVHYSEQESHLVPVCQGYLSTDFKEPGHIILVCEEPSIEGHPGTLTKESKEVNNDEDQIYSEPQLEGSNLESVEQYNPLTDFNERETQYSEPELEVPNLKSISQDCPSTDVNEPVAKASAHIIPACEEPLVESEPIGEDLSVTYYSKQESHLEPVCQDYLSTDYKEPGDIISVCEEPSIEGHPGALTKEPKEVNNDEDQIYSELEWEGSNLESVEQYNPLTDFNERETQYSEPELEVPNLKSISQDCPSTDFNEPVAKACAHIIPACKEPLVESEPIGEDLSVTHYSKQESHLEPVCQDYLSTGFKEPGHIISVCEEPSIEGHPGTLTKEPKEVNNDEDQIYSEPQFEESNLEPVEQDNPLTNFNERKTLYSEPELEDPNLEYAPQDYSSTNFNAHINSMNPSETLAVLDNDDEVKINSEPELEDSASTEFISLYEKEASADFVSHYDKTESIKQAETFSADFQKMVNGYEAAVDVIKEVQGLLKRHDNRRSLDEGIEDLSFVLPNSEETSDKRFMKMGELMADYLVEQGFEMRELVLFPETDDHQCKKFLGKLLELFKELYPESLCSVGLNDLRIAITGYVIDLLKADQRFADDSSDSDSFMSISDKIFTISEYVSDLLDSFFASIEKSEFESFMQDVSHNSAAQSTPEKHSNAGESPGWDTSVTSFKKDSKLSSESLWIAISPAARAQMPVKKTPINVDEIPLRPPADLVNLWEKQGESAAAKDFRSKPRHAALSPISEEAKVNLLEDEIKSPPKNDLKSHSGPLKSSSEVNLVICNEVNFYRSRSKLVPRNIVFTTDIVFSSEGTNDLNDENKENHSPLDDSGDWMGFDGAKF is encoded by the exons ATGAAGAACTTCGAGAGACCCCCCGAACACCTGAGCTACATCCACTATACTCCTTTGTATGTTGACGATTACTCTGATACCTTACATACGAACCAGAGCGACCATTCCTTCGAGAGACATGTCTTAGATGACATGTGCAATAAATTGATCAGTGAACGCACTCACGAGTTTAACGAGCAAGATCAAGAAATGCTTGCCGAAGATCCCACTTCTGATGACGACGACCTTTCTGAGCTCAAGGGGCAGAAGATTAACCAGGAAACGACGTTATGCCTCAAGGACTCAGTTAGTCCAGGGGATCAGAAGACCTCGGATAATGTCTCATCGGGGATCTTCGGCAACTACGGCAATGGGTCATCGAACATTGACGATCTTGATCCGTTTGACGAGGAAGTTGTTACAGAATCAAAGGAGGAGGGAGTGAACAAGAGACCAGCGGTTATAAACCAATTAAAGGAGCCCGACGATACTCATATTGCCCTTCAAGGAGTCTCTGAGTTGTTTATAGAAGATTGCACTGAGAACCAAACTATTTTAAGTGAAAATGCAAGTGAGACCGAAGATATGAAACAATTGACTGATGACTATAATCCTGCAACTTATATTGTTGAGAAAACTGCTCGTACAGCAGATAAACGAGAGGCAAATGTGCATGGCGAGCAAGTCTTTCAAGTACAAAACGCAGCAGAACCGGGAGATCATCTTATTCCAACTTGTGAAGAACCTTGCATTGAGAGACACCCTGGAACTCTTACCAAAGAACCTAAGAAAGTAAATAATGACGAAGATCAAATTTACAGTGAACCACAGTTGGAAGGGTCGAACTTAGAACCCGTTGAACAAGACCATCCTTTAACAGACTTCAATGAAAGAGAAACTCAGTACAGTGAACCAGAATTGGAG GTGCCCAACTTGAAATCCATGTCCCAAGACTGTCCTTCAACGGATTTCAATAAACCAGTAGTAAAAGCGAGTGCGCACATTATTCCTGCTTGTGAAGAACCTCTGGTCGAATCAGAACCTATTGACGAAGATCATTATAGTGAACAAGAGTCCCACTTATTACCCGTGTGCCAAGACTATTTATCAACGGGTTTCAAGGAACCTGGTCACATTATTTCAGTTTGTGAAGAACCTCCCATTGAGAGACACCCTGAAACTCTTACCAAACAACCCAAGGAAGTAAATAATGACGAAGATCAAATTTACAGTGAACCACAGTTGGAGGAGTCAAACTTGGAACCCGTTGAACAAGACCATCCTTTAACAGACTTCAATGAAAGAGAAACTCAGTACAGTGAACCAGAATTGGAGGTGCTCAACTTGAAATCCATCTCCCAAGATTGTCCTTCAACGGATTTCAATGAACCAGTAGCAAAAGCAAGTGCGCACATGATTCCTGCTTGTGAAGATCCTCTGGTCGAGTCAGAACCTATTGACGAGGATCTGAGTGTGGTTCATTATAGTGAACAAGAGTCCCACTTAGTACCCGTGTGCCAAGGCTATTTATCAACGGATTTCAAGGAACCTGGTCACATTATTCTAGTTTGTGAGGAACCTTCCATTGAGGGACACCCTGGAACTCTTACCAAAGAATCCAAGGAAGTAAATAATGACGAGGATCAAATTTACAGTGAACCACAGTTGGAGGGGTCGAACTTAGAATCCGTTGAACAATACAATCCTTTAACAGACTTCAATGAAAGAGAAACTCAGTACAGTGAACCAGAATTGGAAGTGCCCAACTTGAAATCCATCTCCCAAGACTGTCCTTCAACGGATGTCAATGAACCAGTAGCAAAAGCAAGTGCGCACATCATTCCTGCTTGTGAAGAACCTCTGGTTGAGTCAGAACCTATCGGTGAAGATCTGAGTGTGACTTATTACAGTAAACAAGAGTCCCACCTAGAACCCGTGTGCCAAGACTATTTATCAACGGATTACAAGGAACCTGGTGACATTATTTCAGTTTGTGAAGAGC CTTCCATTGAGGGACACCCTGGAGCTCTTACCAAAGAACCCAAGGAAGTAAATAATGACGAAGATCAAATTTACAGTGAACTAGAGTGGGAGGGGTCGAACTTAGAATCCGTTGAACAATACAATCCTTTAACAGACTTCAATGAAAGAGAAACTCAGTACAGTGAACCAGAATTGGAGGTGCCCAACTTGAAATCCATCTCCCAAGACTGTCCTTCAACGGATTTCAATGAACCAGTAGCAAAAGCATGTGCGCACATTATTCCTGCTTGTAAAGAACCTCTGGTTGAGTCAGAACCTATCGGTGAAGATCTGAGTGTGACTCATTACAGTAAACAAGAGTCCCACCTAGAACCCGTGTGCCAAGACTATTTATCAACGGGTTTCAAGGAACCTGGTCACATTATTTCAGTTTGTGAAGAGCCTTCCATTGAGGGACACCCTGGAACTCTTACCAAAGAACCCAAGGAAGTAAATAATGACGAGGATCAAATTTACAGTGAACCACAATTCGAAGAGTCGAACTTAGAACCCGTTGAACAAGACAATCCCTTAACAAACTTTAATGAAAGAAAAACTCTCTATAGTGAACCAGAGTTGGAGGATCCGAACTTAGAATATGCTCCCCAAGACTATTCATCAACAAATTTCAACGCTCACATTAATTCAATGAATCCATCTGAAACCCTTGCTGTCCTGGACAATGATGATGAGGTTAAAATCAACAGTGAACCAGAATTGGAAGACTCTGCATCAACAGAATTCATCAGTTTATACGAAAAAGAAGCATCTGCTGACTTTGTGAGCCACTACGACAAAACCGAGTCTATAAAACAAGCGGAGACATTCAGTGCGGACTTTCAGAAGATGGTGAACGGTTATGAGGCTGCAGTGGATGTGATAAAAGAGGTCCAGGGCCTGTTGAAGCGTCACGATAACAGGAGAAGCTTGGACGAAGGGATTGAGGATCTCTCGTTCGTTTTACCCAACAGCGAAGAGACCAGTGACAAGAGGTTCATGAAAATGGGAGAGTTAATGGCCGATTATTTGGTCGAGCAGGGTTTCGAGATGCGGGAACTGGTGCTGTTTCCCGAAACAGACGATCACCAGTGCAAAAAGTTCCTCGGGAAACTACTCGAGCTTTTCAAGGAGCTTTATCCAGAGTCCTTGTGCTCGGTGGGTCTAAATGACTTAAGGATCGCCATTACCGGCTACGTCATCGACCTCCTCAAAGCGGACCAGAGGTTTGCGGACGACTCGAGCGACTCGGATAGTTTCATGAGCATCTCGGATAAGATTTTCACTATTTCCGAATACGTTTCGGACCTACTGGACTCGTTTTTCGCTTCTATAGAAAAGAGTGAGTTCGAGTCGTTTATGCAAGACGTGTCACACAATAGTGCCGCTCAGTCTACTCCCGAGAAGCATTCAAACGCCGGTGAATCACCAGGGTGGGACACTTCGGTAACTTCTTTTAAGAAGGACTCAAAGTTGTCCTCGGAGAGTTTGTGGATCGCCATTAGTCCTGCTGCAAGAGCACAAATGCCCGTTAAAAAAACGCCGATTAATGTTGACGAAATCCCCCTGCGTCCTCCTGCGGATCTGGTCAATTTATGGGAAAAACAAGGAGAATCTGCTGCTGCCAAAGACTTTAGAAGTAAACCCAGGCACGCAGCGTTATCCCCAATAAGCGAAGAGGCCAAGGTTAATCTTCTTGAGGATGAAATCAAGAGTCCACCTAAGAATGACCTCAAAAGTCACTCTGGTCctttaaagtccagttcagaggtAAACCTAGTCATTTGCAACGAAGTGAATTTCTATCGGTCAAGGTCCAAGTTGGTGCCGAGAAACATCGTTTTCACCACCGATATCGTGTTTAGTAGCGAAGGTACGAACGACCTTAATgacgaaaataaagaaaatcactCCCCCTTAGATGATTCCGGCGACTGGATGGGTTTCGACGGTGCAAAGTTTTAA
- the LOC126749732 gene encoding uncharacterized protein LOC126749732 isoform X6 — MKNFERPPEHLSYIHYTPLYVDDYSDTLHTNQSDHSFERHVLDDMCNKLISERTHEFNEQDQEMLAEDPTSDDDDLSELKGQKINQETTLCLKDSVSPGDQKTSDNVSSGIFGNYGNGSSNIDDLDPFDEEVVTESKEEGVNKRPAVINQLKEPDDTHIALQGVSELFIEDCTENQTILSENASETEDMKQLTDDYNPATYIVEKTARTADKREANVHGEQVFQVQNAAEPGDHLIPTCEEPCIERHPGTLTKEPKKVNNDEDQIYSEPQLEGSNLEPVEQDHPLTDFNERETQYSEPELEVLNLKSISQDCPSTDFNEPVVKASAHIIPACEEPLVESEPIDEDLGVTHYSEQESHLEPVCQGYLSTDFKELDDIISVCEEPSIEGHPGALTKEPKEVNNDEDQIYSEPQLEESNLESVEQYNPLTDFNERETQYSEPELEVLNLKSISQDCPSTDFNEPVAKASAHIIPACEEPLVESEPIDEDLGVTHYSEQESHLVPVCQDYLSTGFKEPGHIIPVCEEPSIEGHPGALTKEPKEVNNDEDQIYSELEWEGSNLESVEQYNPLTDFNERETQYSEPELEVPNLKSISQDCPSTDFNEPVAKACAHIIPACKEPLVESEPIGEDLSVTHYSKQESHLEPVCQDYLSTGFKEPGHIISVCEEPSIEGHPGTLTKEPKEVNNDEDQIYSEPQFEESNLEPVEQDNPLTNFNERKTLYSEPELEDPNLEYAPQDYSSTNFNAHINSMNPSETLAVLDNDDEVKINSEPELEDSASTEFISLYEKEASADFVSHYDKTESIKQAETFSADFQKMVNGYEAAVDVIKEVQGLLKRHDNRRSLDEGIEDLSFVLPNSEETSDKRFMKMGELMADYLVEQGFEMRELVLFPETDDHQCKKFLGKLLELFKELYPESLCSVGLNDLRIAITGYVIDLLKADQRFADDSSDSDSFMSISDKIFTISEYVSDLLDSFFASIEKSEFESFMQDVSHNSAAQSTPEKHSNAGESPGWDTSVTSFKKDSKLSSESLWIAISPAARAQMPVKKTPINVDEIPLRPPADLVNLWEKQGESAAAKDFRSKPRHAALSPISEEAKVNLLEDEIKSPPKNDLKSHSGPLKSSSEVNLVICNEVNFYRSRSKLVPRNIVFTTDIVFSSEGTNDLNDENKENHSPLDDSGDWMGFDGAKF; from the exons ATGAAGAACTTCGAGAGACCCCCCGAACACCTGAGCTACATCCACTATACTCCTTTGTATGTTGACGATTACTCTGATACCTTACATACGAACCAGAGCGACCATTCCTTCGAGAGACATGTCTTAGATGACATGTGCAATAAATTGATCAGTGAACGCACTCACGAGTTTAACGAGCAAGATCAAGAAATGCTTGCCGAAGATCCCACTTCTGATGACGACGACCTTTCTGAGCTCAAGGGGCAGAAGATTAACCAGGAAACGACGTTATGCCTCAAGGACTCAGTTAGTCCAGGGGATCAGAAGACCTCGGATAATGTCTCATCGGGGATCTTCGGCAACTACGGCAATGGGTCATCGAACATTGACGATCTTGATCCGTTTGACGAGGAAGTTGTTACAGAATCAAAGGAGGAGGGAGTGAACAAGAGACCAGCGGTTATAAACCAATTAAAGGAGCCCGACGATACTCATATTGCCCTTCAAGGAGTCTCTGAGTTGTTTATAGAAGATTGCACTGAGAACCAAACTATTTTAAGTGAAAATGCAAGTGAGACCGAAGATATGAAACAATTGACTGATGACTATAATCCTGCAACTTATATTGTTGAGAAAACTGCTCGTACAGCAGATAAACGAGAGGCAAATGTGCATGGCGAGCAAGTCTTTCAAGTACAAAACGCAGCAGAACCGGGAGATCATCTTATTCCAACTTGTGAAGAACCTTGCATTGAGAGACACCCTGGAACTCTTACCAAAGAACCTAAGAAAGTAAATAATGACGAAGATCAAATTTACAGTGAACCACAGTTGGAAGGGTCGAACTTAGAACCCGTTGAACAAGACCATCCTTTAACAGACTTCAATGAAAGAGAAACTCAGTACAGTGAACCAGAATTGGAGGTGCTCAACTTGAAATCCATCTCCCAAGATTGTCCTTCAACGGATTTCAATGAACCAGTAGTTAAAGCGAGTGCGCACATTATTCCTGCTTGTGAAGAACCTTTAGTCGAGTCAGAACCTATTGACGAAGATCTGGGTGTGACTCATTATAGTGAACAAGAGTCCCACTTAGAACCCGTCTGCCAAGGCTATTTATCAACGGATTTCAAGGAACTTGATGACATTATTTCAGTTTGTGAAGAACCTTCCATTGAGGGACACCCTGGAGCTCTTACCAAAGAACCCAAGGAAGTAAATAATGACGAGGATCAAATTTACAGTGAACCACAGTTGGAGGAGTCGAACTTAGAATCCGTTGAACAATACAATCCTTTAACAGACTTCAATGAAAGAGAAACTCAGTACAGTGAACCAGAATTGGAG GTGCTCAACTTGAAATCCATCTCCCAAGATTGTCCTTCAACGGATTTCAATGAACCAGTAGCAAAAGCAAGTGCGCACATTATTCCTGCTTGTGAAGAACCTCTGGTCGAATCAGAACCTATTGACGAAGATCTGGGTGTGACTCATTATAGTGAACAAGAGTCCCACTTAGTACCCGTGTGCCAAGACTATTTATCAACGGGTTTCAAGGAACCTGGTCACATTATTCCAGTTTGTGAAGAACCTTCCATTGAGGGACACCCTGGAGCTCTTACCAAAGAACCCAAGGAAGTAAATAATGACGAAGATCAAATTTACAGTGAACTAGAGTGGGAGGGGTCGAACTTAGAATCCGTTGAACAATACAATCCTTTAACAGACTTCAATGAAAGAGAAACTCAGTACAGTGAACCAGAATTGGAGGTGCCCAACTTGAAATCCATCTCCCAAGACTGTCCTTCAACGGATTTCAATGAACCAGTAGCAAAAGCATGTGCGCACATTATTCCTGCTTGTAAAGAACCTCTGGTTGAGTCAGAACCTATCGGTGAAGATCTGAGTGTGACTCATTACAGTAAACAAGAGTCCCACCTAGAACCCGTGTGCCAAGACTATTTATCAACGGGTTTCAAGGAACCTGGTCACATTATTTCAGTTTGTGAAGAGCCTTCCATTGAGGGACACCCTGGAACTCTTACCAAAGAACCCAAGGAAGTAAATAATGACGAGGATCAAATTTACAGTGAACCACAATTCGAAGAGTCGAACTTAGAACCCGTTGAACAAGACAATCCCTTAACAAACTTTAATGAAAGAAAAACTCTCTATAGTGAACCAGAGTTGGAGGATCCGAACTTAGAATATGCTCCCCAAGACTATTCATCAACAAATTTCAACGCTCACATTAATTCAATGAATCCATCTGAAACCCTTGCTGTCCTGGACAATGATGATGAGGTTAAAATCAACAGTGAACCAGAATTGGAAGACTCTGCATCAACAGAATTCATCAGTTTATACGAAAAAGAAGCATCTGCTGACTTTGTGAGCCACTACGACAAAACCGAGTCTATAAAACAAGCGGAGACATTCAGTGCGGACTTTCAGAAGATGGTGAACGGTTATGAGGCTGCAGTGGATGTGATAAAAGAGGTCCAGGGCCTGTTGAAGCGTCACGATAACAGGAGAAGCTTGGACGAAGGGATTGAGGATCTCTCGTTCGTTTTACCCAACAGCGAAGAGACCAGTGACAAGAGGTTCATGAAAATGGGAGAGTTAATGGCCGATTATTTGGTCGAGCAGGGTTTCGAGATGCGGGAACTGGTGCTGTTTCCCGAAACAGACGATCACCAGTGCAAAAAGTTCCTCGGGAAACTACTCGAGCTTTTCAAGGAGCTTTATCCAGAGTCCTTGTGCTCGGTGGGTCTAAATGACTTAAGGATCGCCATTACCGGCTACGTCATCGACCTCCTCAAAGCGGACCAGAGGTTTGCGGACGACTCGAGCGACTCGGATAGTTTCATGAGCATCTCGGATAAGATTTTCACTATTTCCGAATACGTTTCGGACCTACTGGACTCGTTTTTCGCTTCTATAGAAAAGAGTGAGTTCGAGTCGTTTATGCAAGACGTGTCACACAATAGTGCCGCTCAGTCTACTCCCGAGAAGCATTCAAACGCCGGTGAATCACCAGGGTGGGACACTTCGGTAACTTCTTTTAAGAAGGACTCAAAGTTGTCCTCGGAGAGTTTGTGGATCGCCATTAGTCCTGCTGCAAGAGCACAAATGCCCGTTAAAAAAACGCCGATTAATGTTGACGAAATCCCCCTGCGTCCTCCTGCGGATCTGGTCAATTTATGGGAAAAACAAGGAGAATCTGCTGCTGCCAAAGACTTTAGAAGTAAACCCAGGCACGCAGCGTTATCCCCAATAAGCGAAGAGGCCAAGGTTAATCTTCTTGAGGATGAAATCAAGAGTCCACCTAAGAATGACCTCAAAAGTCACTCTGGTCctttaaagtccagttcagaggtAAACCTAGTCATTTGCAACGAAGTGAATTTCTATCGGTCAAGGTCCAAGTTGGTGCCGAGAAACATCGTTTTCACCACCGATATCGTGTTTAGTAGCGAAGGTACGAACGACCTTAATgacgaaaataaagaaaatcactCCCCCTTAGATGATTCCGGCGACTGGATGGGTTTCGACGGTGCAAAGTTTTAA